CATCAGGGTTGGTTGGTACCGCGCATCATAGCGTCCATGATGGCGTCAACATCAGCATCAAAACTGGCCTGACGTGGTGGAAAACCTTCGAATGATCCGAAGAACTGACCAACCATCCCGATGGCAGGGGCAAGGGTCCAGGATCGGTTTTCCTGCCACTCGTCGAACCCGCGTGCTTCGTGAAATCGCTCGAACGGATCAAGTTTCAGGTTTGTGATGAGCGGTGTGACCAAATCATTCTGGATGCCGTTGAACCATTGGTCCTGCTCCTTGAACAGGAATTTCCAATCCGTGAAGCGCAAACCATGGAACGTCGTTTCCGTGAAGTAAAAGAATTCTCTGCGATTGCTCGGTCCAGTGCCTGTCAGAACGTCGCTTTGATCATACCCGTCAAGATGAACCCTATACGTCATGTCACCAACTTGCAGACCTTCGAGGAGGTCTTCCTTGAGGTCCGGTTGGCCCAACTGGGACAGAATGGTCGGCATCCAGTCTTCCAGCGCCATGAATTCTGCCGTGACGGATCCAGGCGCAACCAGCCCCGGCCATTTCACGGCAACCGGTATGCGGAAACCGCCTTCATAACCACCAACGCCTTTTTCGCCGCGAAAGGGTGTGTTGCCGCCGTCGGGCCAGCTGTTGGACGCGGGGCCATTATCCGTGTTGAACAGGACAACCGTGTTGTCCTCGATACCCAATTCGGCAAGCAGGTCGAGCAGCTCACCGACATCGTCATCGAGCTCCTTCATCCCGTCCGCATAAAGGCCATATCCGGTGATCCCGTCATATTCCTCACTCAGGTTGGTGCGGTAATGTATCCGGGTCGTATTGTGCCACACGAAGAACGGTTCGTCCGCCTCGACCGCCTCCGTGATAAACCGCCTGCTTTCTTGCAGAACTTCATGGTCCAGCGTGCGCTGGCGTTCCGACCCGAAGTTGCCCAGATCCTCGACGGTGATTGAGCCGTCGTCCTGCAGCACACTGTGGATCACACCGCGCTGTGCAAACATTTTGGCGACTTCAGGATCCTTGGGAAAATCTGTTTGTTCGACGTATTCGCCGGCGTTGAGGTGATACAATATGCCATAAAATTCATCAAATCCGTGGTTGGTCGGCAAATGTTCATCGCGGTCGCCCAGGTGGTTCTTGCCAAATTGACCTGTGCGGTAGCCCAGCGGCCGGATCAACTCCGCGATGGTAGGATCCTCCGATTGAAGACCCTGCGCGGCCCCGGGCAAGCCAACCGTGGCCAGTCCGGTCCGGATCGGATGCTGCCCCGTGATCAAAGCCGCGCGTCCGGCCGTGCAGGAGGCCTGAGCATAGTGATCCATAAAGAGCATGCCTTCTGCGGCGATCCGGTCAATATTCGGGGTCGATCCGCCCATCATGCCCCGGTGGTAGGCCGACACGTTCCACATCCCAACGTCATCCGCCGTAATAATCAGAATATTGGGACGGTCCTCTTGTGCACAAGCGACGGCGCTGAAAAGCAGAGTCGATGCTACTGTCATGGCAGAAAATAGGAATTTCATATTCTCTCTCCTAAAGGTTTCAATGCGGCACTGATTTCAAAACGCGCATTAGTCAGGCGTGAACCAGATGGGTGAGGTGTAAGCGCGTTCCTGTTGTTCCAAGGGGATGTCCGAGGGCAGCTCCAGATTGAAATGGACGGCGTCATATGCAGTCCAACGTGGCGTCGGGATTTCAATGACGCGCGCGTAATACGCCGCACTATGCGCTGCATCGAAATCTGGGTCCTGCCAAACCGCTCCAAGCTCCGAAGCGCCGATAGTGTTCGTCCAAGATGGGATGCTCAAGTCGACGGTGTTTCCCACGGCCGGTAGTTTGCCGTCATCACCCGGTATCCGCTCGTCCGACCAAGCAACATCATACACTTTTTCCTGCTGGGTACCGTCCTCTTCAAGCCACAGTTTGATGATTTGGACGCGATCTAGGTTTGCGCCCATGGGATCGCGCAAGGCGTAAACAAGGAAAGACGGAGATCCTTCACCTGCGGGAAGATCGGCGCCCATGGGCACGCCTTTCGCGTAGCCGATTTGAGCGAGATCTCGGCGCAACGCGTCGTCTTCCTCAAAGCTCCAGCCCCCAAAGAAGCGCACTCGGATACGCGGACCCGTTGTCGCATAGGCTTCTCGCCGTTCCATCGCGTCGAAAAGGGCGCCGCGCGTGTTTTCTTCGGCCCAGACGGCTGTCAAACCGGCGGTTATGTATTGCCAGGCGTTCAGTGCGATCGTGCCGTCTGCGTACCGTCGGCTGACGTGTGTGGCACGTTCCGGGCTGGGCTCATAGGCAGTGAATTTGCCAAAGAAATTGTCGTTGTCGGGCGTCGTCATGCCAACGTGGTTATCCGATCCGCCAACAAGGCCGAACTTGAACGGGTTGGCGCCAAGACTTTGTTCCAAGGCCATCCCGCGCAAAAGGCCGGATCGCACATACTCGCCGGGAAGCATCTCCGGTGTCTTGGCTTCGGTCGCATCAAGGTTTCCATAGTCCCATGTCTCGAAATCCGCGAATTCATCCTCAGTTGACAACATCGGGTGGGTTTCGCCATCGCCTTTGATCTGAACGGCCTCGTAAAGCCGTTCCCATTTCTGGCGTTCTTCTGCATATGACGCATCCAGCGGAGCACCTTCCGCAAAATCGTCCTGCATCGCGAACATCATACCGTTCGACACGTTGCCGTTGTGCGGGATGGCAACCACATCGCCACCGCTGACATCCTCATAGTTTTGCATCCATTTCCAGAGCTGACGCGGATCGGTGGATCCCGTTGGCGGGCTGGTCGTGTAAGGTACGATCTGCCCTGCCCGTTCTGGTCCATCGCGAAAAATCACGTTGCGGTGCAGGTTGTTGCCGGACACCAATGACGTCCACTCATAAGCGATGAAAGTCGTGAAAACCCCCGGATCGTTAAACTCTTCCGCTGCCGCCATGATATCGTCCCAGACGCGTGCATAGGCTGGCACGCCGGGCTGATAATTCAAAGCCGGGTCAAGCTCGCCATTCCCAAAGAGGCGAACAAGATCTTGCGCCGCCCGCAATGCATCCTCACCGCCTGCGTTGAAAGCTTCATTCAAGTCGCGTCCTTGTTCTGTTGCCATGATATTAGGCGCGCCGCCCAGAATGTCGGTAATCACGCCCATGCCATCGGAATGATCCGTGATCATGTAAAAGTCGAGCGGTTGGGAAAGTTTTGCCGGTTGCCCGGTGTTGGAGGTGACCTGATCCCCTCGGGCAAATCTGTAGGCATCACGCGGCAAAAGCCGAGTGCCGCCACCGCCGGCATCAGCAGAAAGCATTGTATGCACATGGGTATCGCCAAAATAGACATTGGTCGGGAAAGCGCGATCCGCATAGGGCGAGTACGGACGACCAGCAGGGCCAGACAATCCTTCCGGATCGATTGCGTCTTGGGCCTGCACCTCCACACTGAGTGTTGCAAGCAATGAAATCAGCAGGGTGCGTTTCACAAGCGTTTCCTTCTCTATCTTGGCAAAAGTACCTTGAACGTCAGTCCGAGAGTGTCTTCCGGTCCAATTCGATCATCATAGAAGTTGCGTTCATAGGACAGCTGGACCTGAAACGGCACCTGTCCGAGTTTGGTGAGTTTGGAGACTTTCACGCCAAGCGGAAGGCTGGTAAACTCACTGGCCTCCCAATCATAAACAAACGTCATATCGGAGGATCCGACAGACCAACCGTTCCCAAGTCCAACGTTCAGGATGGGTTGTATTGTTGAAATATTGACATCCGGGTCATCGTCGTCACCTGCAATTGTAAAGATGTTCTGGTTAAACAGCCCAAACAGGCCCCAACTCGGGCGCGCGACAAACCCCAAAGCAGGTCCCAGCCCCCATTTATCGGCCGTCAAATCAGAGGACCCGGTCGGCAATAAAGCCACGGCTCCAATCCCATACCGACCCCAGGATTGATCAAAGGCCGCAAGATTGAAAACTGTGATGTCCTGAAATCCGCTTTTTCCCGATGCCGTGTCAGTCGCATAAGGCAGCGTCACACGCGCGATGTTGTTAATACCACCGATCTGGAAAGGAATTGCAGCACGAAATTGCAGTATGTTTTGGTCCGCACCACTGTTGTGCAGGTTTGGTGAATAGAAGTTCTGCAATTGGAAAGACATCAATGACGCTGTCGGATCACTGGCCTGGCTTTGCAGACTTTGCTCCTGCGCATGTGCACTTTGTCCGGAAATCAATAGTGCGGCAGTCGCCACGGTGTTCAAGGCCGAGTAACGGCGTGATTTGGACATAGTTCACCACCCTTGCCAGAAATAATCCGACGCCCCCACATTCACTCAGTACGCAACACGTTTGACGCCGTTAACGAATCAAGAGTAGCACTGTTTGGGAGAAAGGTTTGTCCGCAAATAGACATTCTCTCTATCTGAAAGTGTATTTCCGATGGACCACAAAACCAAGGCGATACTAACGGAAGGGTGGTTAGCCCAATTTTCAGCCGCGTTTTCTGATGCTCTTCTGGCGGAAGGAACCCTAATGCGGATTGGTCGAGGCACGACTGTCTACAATGCGGGTGAAGATCATTGCTGCCTCTATGGCGTGGTCAAAGGCAGTTTGCGCTTCGTTATTACCATGAACGAACAGCCACCGCGTTTTGCGCATCTCGTCGGTCCAGGCACCTGGTTTGGCGAAAATGAGTTGGTATTGGGAAGATCTGCCATTCTCGAGGTGACAAGCGCGACTGATGCGACGCTGTTTCGCTTGAACCAGGTGCAATTTGAAAGGCTCTTGGAGTCTCATCCTGTAGGCTGGAGGGCGATTGCTGCACTGTCGACCATGAATGTAGGTTTGGCCATCGGTTCTGTGGACGATTTGATGATCCGCGACCCTCGGCAGAGGGTGTGCGCTGTGCTCCTGCGGCTGGCAGCACAGCCCAATGCGCCTCAAGGGCAGCCGCCTATGGACACACTCGCCTTGACACAAACCGATCTTTCCACTGCGGCGAACCTGTCGAGGTCAAAAACAGCTGAAATCCTGGGCTCGCTTGCCGCCGCGGGCGCCGTGGAAACGATCTACGGCGGACTCAAGATCGTAAGAGCGGAAATCCTTGAGACAGAACTCGCCAAAACCATGTAAGCACCGCAAGCGAACTTGTCATGGAAGGATTGCACATCAACATGGAAAGACGGGCGAGCGACCAAAGCGA
This genomic interval from Paracoccaceae bacterium contains the following:
- a CDS encoding arylsulfatase; the encoded protein is MKFLFSAMTVASTLLFSAVACAQEDRPNILIITADDVGMWNVSAYHRGMMGGSTPNIDRIAAEGMLFMDHYAQASCTAGRAALITGQHPIRTGLATVGLPGAAQGLQSEDPTIAELIRPLGYRTGQFGKNHLGDRDEHLPTNHGFDEFYGILYHLNAGEYVEQTDFPKDPEVAKMFAQRGVIHSVLQDDGSITVEDLGNFGSERQRTLDHEVLQESRRFITEAVEADEPFFVWHNTTRIHYRTNLSEEYDGITGYGLYADGMKELDDDVGELLDLLAELGIEDNTVVLFNTDNGPASNSWPDGGNTPFRGEKGVGGYEGGFRIPVAVKWPGLVAPGSVTAEFMALEDWMPTILSQLGQPDLKEDLLEGLQVGDMTYRVHLDGYDQSDVLTGTGPSNRREFFYFTETTFHGLRFTDWKFLFKEQDQWFNGIQNDLVTPLITNLKLDPFERFHEARGFDEWQENRSWTLAPAIGMVGQFFGSFEGFPPRQASFDADVDAIMDAMMRGTNQP
- a CDS encoding DUF3604 domain-containing protein, whose amino-acid sequence is MKRTLLISLLATLSVEVQAQDAIDPEGLSGPAGRPYSPYADRAFPTNVYFGDTHVHTMLSADAGGGGTRLLPRDAYRFARGDQVTSNTGQPAKLSQPLDFYMITDHSDGMGVITDILGGAPNIMATEQGRDLNEAFNAGGEDALRAAQDLVRLFGNGELDPALNYQPGVPAYARVWDDIMAAAEEFNDPGVFTTFIAYEWTSLVSGNNLHRNVIFRDGPERAGQIVPYTTSPPTGSTDPRQLWKWMQNYEDVSGGDVVAIPHNGNVSNGMMFAMQDDFAEGAPLDASYAEERQKWERLYEAVQIKGDGETHPMLSTEDEFADFETWDYGNLDATEAKTPEMLPGEYVRSGLLRGMALEQSLGANPFKFGLVGGSDNHVGMTTPDNDNFFGKFTAYEPSPERATHVSRRYADGTIALNAWQYITAGLTAVWAEENTRGALFDAMERREAYATTGPRIRVRFFGGWSFEEDDALRRDLAQIGYAKGVPMGADLPAGEGSPSFLVYALRDPMGANLDRVQIIKLWLEEDGTQQEKVYDVAWSDERIPGDDGKLPAVGNTVDLSIPSWTNTIGASELGAVWQDPDFDAAHSAAYYARVIEIPTPRWTAYDAVHFNLELPSDIPLEQQERAYTSPIWFTPD
- a CDS encoding Crp/Fnr family transcriptional regulator — protein: MDHKTKAILTEGWLAQFSAAFSDALLAEGTLMRIGRGTTVYNAGEDHCCLYGVVKGSLRFVITMNEQPPRFAHLVGPGTWFGENELVLGRSAILEVTSATDATLFRLNQVQFERLLESHPVGWRAIAALSTMNVGLAIGSVDDLMIRDPRQRVCAVLLRLAAQPNAPQGQPPMDTLALTQTDLSTAANLSRSKTAEILGSLAAAGAVETIYGGLKIVRAEILETELAKTM